One stretch of Candidatus Eisenbacteria bacterium DNA includes these proteins:
- a CDS encoding tetratricopeptide repeat protein, with translation MARSFRAPQLKIPQAPRAAPENRGGHAARGFDLVRTRYWPLLAALVLLAALLPYWRSLGYDFVWDDKVMIGPQLDLRHPGDLGRLWRTPFDTLLRDPALDRTYFRPVVLLSLAADRAVYGGNPAGFHLTNLIWYALACLFLWLFAWEMSGRPIPAAVGACLFALHPAHPESVCFIAGRTDVICGAFLFASLWAAARWGPRIRNELGKLLPASLLLLAALWSKEVAFFASPLPLLALWTRDRRIGSGGLARAAVPLLLSIGVAWVSRVAVLGPHMLPTVSPVEGTGPALLTSVSVVARYLPLLLFPVSLSARHEVPVLTGPDWVFAAGLLILLAIAVGFLLLVRRRSRWAVPLFLFASTLVPLCYVRIIAGALLAERFLFLPSGALALGISMLPGTSGPYLAGIAAPFFLALLLPRVAIWKNDATLYSSMLRDSPNSPYVHAVLGGYYYQKRDLARAIEHHKRAFELKPEFTESLLNLSAAEEESGQVDSAFAHARLLLRLRPGYAAAWYALGNLHVRADRPDSAVSAYRESLRLNPDFAQAENNLGVVLERLGRTEEAIAHYRRAGEILPGYADAANNLARLTGGRPR, from the coding sequence ATGGCGCGCAGCTTCCGAGCCCCGCAACTCAAAATTCCCCAAGCACCTCGCGCCGCTCCAGAAAACCGCGGGGGGCACGCCGCGCGCGGCTTCGACTTGGTCCGTACCCGGTACTGGCCCCTCCTCGCGGCCCTCGTCCTCCTGGCCGCCCTCCTGCCTTACTGGCGGTCGCTCGGCTACGACTTCGTCTGGGACGACAAGGTCATGATCGGACCCCAGCTGGACCTACGGCACCCCGGCGATCTGGGCCGGCTCTGGCGCACTCCCTTCGATACCCTCCTCCGGGACCCGGCGCTGGATCGGACGTACTTTCGCCCGGTCGTGCTCCTGAGCTTGGCGGCGGATCGCGCGGTCTATGGCGGAAACCCGGCCGGGTTCCATCTCACGAATTTGATCTGGTACGCGCTCGCGTGCCTCTTTCTCTGGCTCTTCGCGTGGGAGATGTCGGGGAGGCCGATCCCGGCGGCTGTGGGCGCGTGCCTCTTCGCGCTGCATCCGGCCCACCCCGAGAGCGTCTGCTTCATCGCCGGGCGAACCGACGTGATTTGCGGCGCCTTTCTCTTCGCCTCGCTGTGGGCGGCCGCCCGCTGGGGGCCGCGCATCCGGAACGAGCTGGGGAAGCTCCTTCCCGCCTCTCTGCTCCTTCTGGCCGCGCTCTGGTCCAAGGAGGTCGCGTTCTTCGCTTCTCCGCTCCCCCTCCTCGCCCTGTGGACACGCGATCGCAGGATCGGCTCCGGCGGGCTCGCGCGGGCGGCGGTTCCGCTCTTGCTTTCGATCGGCGTCGCCTGGGTCAGCCGGGTGGCGGTCCTGGGCCCGCACATGCTGCCAACCGTTTCGCCCGTCGAGGGGACGGGGCCGGCCCTTCTGACGAGCGTCTCGGTGGTCGCGCGCTACCTCCCGCTCCTCCTCTTCCCGGTCTCCCTTTCGGCGCGCCATGAGGTGCCCGTGCTGACGGGCCCCGATTGGGTTTTCGCGGCGGGGCTTCTGATCTTGCTCGCGATAGCGGTCGGATTCCTTCTTCTGGTGAGGCGCCGGTCCCGCTGGGCGGTTCCTCTCTTCTTGTTCGCGAGCACGCTCGTTCCGCTCTGCTACGTCCGGATCATCGCGGGCGCGCTCCTCGCCGAGAGATTTCTCTTCCTTCCGAGCGGCGCGTTGGCGCTTGGGATCTCGATGCTCCCGGGAACTTCCGGCCCCTATCTCGCCGGGATCGCCGCGCCGTTTTTCTTGGCGCTCCTTCTCCCGCGGGTCGCGATTTGGAAGAACGACGCCACGCTCTATTCCTCCATGCTCCGCGATTCCCCGAACTCTCCCTACGTTCACGCCGTGCTCGGCGGCTACTATTACCAAAAGCGCGATCTCGCGCGCGCGATCGAGCACCACAAGCGCGCGTTCGAGCTGAAGCCGGAGTTCACCGAGTCGCTCCTCAACCTGAGCGCGGCGGAGGAGGAATCGGGCCAGGTCGATTCCGCGTTCGCGCATGCGCGCCTGCTCCTGCGCCTCCGGCCCGGCTACGCGGCCGCGTGGTACGCGCTCGGAAACCTCCATGTCCGCGCGGACCGCCCCGATTCCGCCGTGTCCGCGTATCGGGAATCGCTGCGGCTCAACCCTGATTTCGCGCAGGCGGAAAACAACCTCGGCGTCGTGCTGGAGCGGCTGGGCCGGACCGAGGAAGCGATCGCGCATTACCGGCGCGCGGGTGAGATCCTCCCAGGATATGCGGACGCCGCCAATAATCTCGCCCGCTTGACCGGTGGAAGGCCGCGGTGA
- a CDS encoding DUF814 domain-containing protein, with protein sequence MSGVADIPSLLGREVRGVVAHSSRSLTISFGGAPRAHLWIHLERKDAWYALAPDLPIEPDPRGSRFQAIEIPLRDAQVVLARARAGGLELLFDARGGEERRLRLTLDAEGPRANLSLVTEPAGPVLWALHREERGRATARPHEPAASGMPQGYRPPAVHDATSEEAREALRERIAGTFRAELESEIERILRSAERTLTRRAKAAETDREKAREMQDDRRRAEILLANFGKIRRGASRVGLPDPFADSHRARVEIDLDPSLSPDENAARLFQRAKKGERGERLADERLAETRKSLSHLHELRREALQIAPREALAKIRGFLAGAKINLGARGDVRETHLGRQAVAAPRAGRPGRGAPGAHKSLRPRTYVTSDGWEVWVGRNNADNDLITHRLSNPHDLWFHVVGVPGSHVILRRPTRNSKPKPTTLVEAAQTAAFFSKARKQTRVPVIYTERKFVSKPRRAKPGQAICTREREIFVRPKRPGTQPAG encoded by the coding sequence GTGAGCGGGGTCGCGGACATCCCGTCCCTCCTCGGCCGGGAGGTCCGAGGCGTCGTCGCGCACTCGAGCCGCTCGCTCACGATCTCCTTCGGAGGCGCTCCTCGCGCGCATCTTTGGATCCATCTGGAGCGGAAAGACGCGTGGTACGCGCTCGCGCCCGATCTGCCGATCGAGCCCGATCCGCGCGGGTCGCGGTTTCAGGCGATCGAGATCCCGCTCCGCGACGCCCAGGTCGTCCTGGCACGGGCGCGCGCCGGCGGCCTGGAACTCCTCTTCGACGCGCGGGGCGGCGAGGAGCGCCGCCTTCGGCTCACCCTCGACGCGGAGGGGCCGCGCGCGAACCTGAGCCTGGTCACGGAGCCCGCGGGCCCGGTGCTCTGGGCGCTGCACCGGGAGGAACGAGGGAGGGCGACAGCCCGGCCCCACGAGCCCGCCGCGTCCGGGATGCCACAGGGTTACCGGCCGCCCGCGGTCCACGACGCCACGTCGGAAGAGGCGCGCGAGGCGCTCCGCGAGAGGATCGCGGGGACATTTCGCGCGGAGCTCGAAAGCGAGATCGAGCGGATTCTCAGGTCGGCCGAGCGGACGCTCACGCGCCGCGCCAAGGCGGCGGAAACCGACAGGGAGAAGGCGCGGGAGATGCAAGACGATCGCCGGCGCGCGGAGATACTCCTCGCAAACTTCGGGAAGATTCGAAGGGGGGCGAGCCGCGTCGGACTCCCCGATCCATTCGCGGACTCGCATCGAGCAAGGGTCGAAATAGACCTCGACCCTTCACTCTCCCCCGACGAGAACGCGGCGCGCCTTTTTCAAAGAGCCAAGAAGGGCGAACGGGGCGAGCGGCTCGCGGATGAGCGGCTCGCCGAGACCCGGAAGAGCCTTTCACACCTGCACGAGCTGCGCCGAGAAGCCCTCCAGATCGCGCCTCGAGAGGCCCTCGCGAAAATCCGAGGCTTCCTTGCCGGCGCGAAAATCAATCTGGGTGCACGGGGCGACGTACGAGAGACCCATCTGGGTCGACAGGCCGTCGCTGCGCCCCGTGCGGGACGTCCCGGGCGCGGAGCTCCAGGGGCGCACAAGTCGCTCCGGCCAAGGACGTACGTTACGAGCGATGGATGGGAGGTGTGGGTCGGTCGCAACAACGCCGACAACGACCTCATCACCCATCGATTGTCCAACCCCCACGATCTCTGGTTTCACGTCGTGGGAGTCCCCGGTTCCCACGTGATCCTTCGCCGACCCACTCGAAACTCCAAACCCAAGCCGACGACGCTGGTGGAGGCGGCTCAGACCGCCGCATTCTTCAGCAAGGCGCGAAAGCAGACGCGGGTTCCGGTGATCTATACCGAGCGAAAATTCGTTTCCAAGCCTCGGCGCGCGAAGCCGGGGCAAGCCATCTGCACGCGGGAGCGAGAGATCTTCGTGCGGCCCAAAAGACCCGGGACGCAGCCGGCAGGCTAG
- a CDS encoding tetratricopeptide repeat protein gives MNKTTADLIRERETAVSTARLTQDPERHLQSLEDLAEIFLRADSYLPALQNLNECIQAAERLGLEESRITALELKAAQALIDKGDASEALRYLARARGRIAAELHPELIARLQLQSARALIELSQYEEALRTCERAHTYFRESRLTGPLAHAYNCFGRIYFRLGDLDKAKEFYEASLHLFRWDLNDDDGVIRTHNNLGVLYRHLSDWRQATWHMLRSMEIATRLGNFAYIAVTCANLGIVHLKAGSWDEAREHFERALTNYVQIGREAGIARMRIGLATIAACRHDFASAEAHLNAACQITARLGISREQVLCLMGRGDLHHEMGHPDEALGFYDQAFEMARQIAPEGDMIHELQRRRAEVFTERGDVVQGMKAAEDALERAMRLKDQLEEGATRRVLAAIHTLEGRQVEAHTQGRQSIRVLESIHERFELARAYREQAQRGKGASDAERSREAQNYAFKSMSLFEQLGLDDAVRECEGVLRDLNAPSWLIAPRSERPNHRTSSQAQDIARAHGFVTQHARALEVVRKASELLSTPARVLIQGETGVGKNLLAYMFRTFEIERGRPFVEVNCTSLPGDLVESELFGYVRGAFTGAAITKRGIFEDADGGTIFLNEIGELSERTQVKLLQVLDDGTYRRLGEVRSRQLNVRIISATNKDLDAAVKAGWFRADLFYRLGQVVLSLPPLRERREDIPLLIRNYLDELSAREGRQVLFSEDAMDYLVSLPWLGNVRELKHKIESIYLCAGRQELLDRAALMPILHPGSGAAPEAYPSRGLRGKVDMLKREEVLAALSRNGGNRSRAALELGITRRHLIRLLKQIY, from the coding sequence GTGAACAAGACCACGGCCGACCTGATTCGGGAGCGTGAGACGGCGGTATCGACCGCGCGCCTCACGCAAGATCCCGAGCGACATCTGCAGTCCCTGGAAGATCTCGCCGAGATCTTCCTGCGCGCCGACAGCTACCTTCCGGCCCTTCAGAATCTCAACGAGTGCATCCAGGCGGCCGAGCGCTTGGGGCTCGAAGAGTCGCGCATCACGGCGCTCGAGCTGAAGGCGGCGCAGGCCTTGATCGACAAAGGGGACGCGTCCGAGGCGCTCCGGTATTTGGCCCGCGCGCGCGGGCGCATCGCCGCCGAGCTCCATCCCGAGCTGATCGCGCGTCTGCAGCTTCAGAGCGCGCGAGCCTTGATCGAGCTGAGCCAATACGAGGAGGCGCTCCGCACCTGCGAGCGCGCCCACACCTACTTCCGCGAATCGAGGCTCACCGGGCCGCTCGCCCATGCCTACAACTGTTTCGGCCGGATCTACTTCCGGCTCGGCGACCTGGACAAAGCCAAGGAATTCTACGAAGCCTCGCTCCATCTTTTCCGCTGGGATCTAAACGACGACGACGGCGTCATCCGGACCCACAACAACCTCGGCGTCTTGTACCGCCACCTCTCCGATTGGCGGCAGGCCACGTGGCACATGCTCCGCTCGATGGAAATCGCCACCCGCCTCGGCAACTTCGCCTACATCGCCGTCACCTGCGCCAACCTCGGCATCGTGCATCTGAAAGCCGGATCCTGGGACGAAGCCCGCGAGCACTTCGAGCGCGCGCTCACGAACTACGTGCAGATTGGAAGGGAAGCGGGGATCGCGCGCATGAGGATCGGGCTCGCGACCATCGCCGCGTGCCGGCACGACTTCGCTTCCGCGGAGGCGCACCTGAACGCCGCATGCCAGATCACCGCGCGTCTTGGCATCTCGCGAGAGCAGGTGCTCTGCCTGATGGGCCGCGGCGATCTGCACCACGAAATGGGGCATCCAGACGAGGCGCTGGGCTTCTACGACCAGGCGTTCGAGATGGCCCGCCAGATCGCGCCCGAAGGGGACATGATCCACGAGCTTCAGCGCCGGCGGGCCGAGGTGTTCACCGAGCGCGGAGACGTGGTCCAGGGCATGAAGGCGGCGGAGGACGCGCTCGAGCGCGCCATGCGGCTCAAGGACCAACTCGAGGAAGGAGCGACCCGGCGCGTCCTTGCCGCCATCCACACGCTGGAAGGCCGGCAGGTGGAGGCCCACACGCAAGGGCGGCAGTCGATCCGAGTCCTCGAGTCGATCCACGAGCGGTTCGAGCTCGCGCGGGCCTATCGCGAGCAGGCGCAGAGGGGAAAGGGCGCCTCGGATGCGGAGCGCTCCCGCGAAGCCCAAAATTACGCGTTCAAATCGATGTCGCTTTTTGAGCAGTTGGGGCTCGACGACGCGGTCCGGGAATGTGAAGGGGTCCTGCGCGATCTGAATGCGCCATCCTGGCTCATCGCGCCCCGATCCGAGCGGCCCAACCATCGCACGTCCTCGCAGGCCCAGGACATCGCCCGCGCGCACGGCTTCGTCACGCAGCACGCGCGGGCCCTCGAGGTGGTGCGCAAGGCCTCCGAGCTTCTCTCCACCCCGGCGCGGGTCCTGATCCAAGGCGAGACCGGAGTCGGGAAAAACCTCCTCGCGTATATGTTCCGAACGTTTGAAATCGAGCGGGGCCGGCCGTTTGTCGAGGTGAACTGCACGAGCCTTCCCGGGGATCTCGTCGAGAGCGAGCTCTTCGGCTACGTGCGGGGCGCCTTCACCGGCGCGGCGATCACGAAGCGGGGGATCTTCGAGGACGCGGACGGCGGCACGATCTTCCTGAACGAGATCGGTGAGCTCTCCGAGCGCACGCAGGTGAAGCTCCTGCAAGTTCTCGATGACGGCACCTACCGCCGGTTGGGCGAGGTTCGATCGCGGCAGCTCAATGTGCGGATCATCTCGGCGACGAACAAAGATCTCGATGCCGCGGTGAAAGCAGGCTGGTTCCGCGCGGACCTCTTTTATCGCCTAGGGCAGGTTGTGCTGTCGCTTCCCCCGCTACGCGAGCGCCGCGAGGATATCCCGCTCCTGATCCGGAATTACCTCGACGAGCTTTCGGCCCGTGAGGGGCGCCAGGTTCTCTTCTCGGAAGACGCGATGGACTATCTCGTGTCCCTTCCCTGGCTCGGGAACGTTCGGGAGTTGAAGCACAAGATCGAGTCGATCTACCTCTGCGCGGGCCGCCAGGAGCTCCTCGATCGCGCGGCGCTGATGCCCATTCTCCACCCTGGCTCGGGAGCGGCGCCCGAAGCCTACCCGTCACGCGGATTGCGCGGCAAGGTGGACATGCTCAAGCGCGAGGAAGTGCTGGCGGCGCTCTCGAGAAACGGCGGCAACCGAAGCCGGGCCGCGCTCGAGCTGGGCATCACCCGCCGGCATCTGATCCGGCTCCTCAAGCAGATCTACTAG